A region from the Carassius carassius chromosome 33, fCarCar2.1, whole genome shotgun sequence genome encodes:
- the sowahab gene encoding ankyrin repeat domain-containing protein SOWAHA — MALTQDLILAFLLERGGKVKNSELVSNFKGLLNSADPAEKKLNRDLFKRLVNSVAVVKQVDDVKYVAVKKKYQGENISSTESPCSRKPSQTQNVDVINNNHCHCSPQTVCNSIKSAESVHPGRPSDCNATESLTARVLSMTSDAKSGKSGAVFALVAIKSPAYDLQHEENGIRSLKTVAGDAEPLPATIERTRKVKASFTQVKWCHKLSKPAKVSDGVPLGLMEHEWLVKAATGSWHQIYSLLLQEPRLADKPSFMSGFTILHWAAKSGNCEMVCKVIDVSRQRGAAVDVNAKSYDGYTALHIAAIHSRERVLSLLVCEYGANTNIRDNSGKKPYRYLSPDVSTDIRKMLGDPHSLLKDAQNPSDLPKGFNTLSKLFHPHIAGHKKKYRRRPSFHFIRDDHEDPRKNAALHRKLLQ; from the coding sequence ATGGCTTTGACTCAGGATCTGATCCTGGCGTTTTTACTGGAGCGCGGGGGAAAAGTGAAGAACTCGGAGCTCGTGAGCAACTTCAAAGGACTTCTAAACTCCGCCGACCCCGCGGAGAAGAAACTGAACCGAGACCTGTTCAAACGCCTGGTCAACAGCGTCGCAGTGGTCAAACAAGTCGATGATGTGAAGTACGTGGCTGTGAAGAAAAAGTACCAGGGAGAAAACATCAGCTCCACCGAATCGCCCTGCAGTCGGAAACCCAGCCAAACACAGAATGTGGATGTTATTAATAACAACCACTGTCACTGCTCCCCTCAAACTGTGTGTAATAGCATTAAAAGTGCTGAATCTGTTCATCCTGGAAGACCATCTGACTGCAATGCAACCGAGTCTTTGACGGCAAGAGTGCTGAGCATGACAAGCGATGCCAAGAGTGGCAAATCAGGggctgtttttgctcttgtagcCATAAAATCTCCAGCATATGATTTGCAGCATGAGGAAAATGGAATAAGAAGCCTAAAAACAGTAGCAGGCGATGCTGAACCTCTTCCAGCAACTATAGAGAGAACCAGGAAAGTCAAAGCGAGTTTTACACAAGTGAAATGGTGTCACAAACTCAGCAAACCTGCTAAAGTCTCAGATGGAGTGCCTTTGGGATTGATGGAGCATGAGTGGCTTGTGAAAGCAGCGACGGGAAGCTGGCATCAGATCTACAGCCTCCTGCTGCAAGAGCCTCGGCTGGCGGACAAGCCAAGCTTCATGTCTGGATTCACGATCCTGCACTGGGCTGCTAAAAGCGGAAACTGTGAAATGGTGTGTAAAGTCATCGATGTTTCCAGACAGAGAGGCGCAGCGGTCGATGTGAATGCCAAGTCTTATGACGGATACACAGCGCTCCACATAGCTGCCATTCACAGCCGTGAACGTGTGTTATCACTGCTGGTGTGTGAATATGGTGCCAACACTAACATACGGGATAACAGCGGGAAAAAACCTTACCGTTATCTAAGTCCAGACGTGTCCACTGACATCAGAAAGATGCTCGGAGACCCTCACAGCCTGCTGAAGGATGCTCAGAACCCCTCAGACCTCCCTAAAGGATTCAACACCTTGAGTAAACTATTCCATCCCCACATCGCTGGACATAAAAAGAAATACAGACGTCGACCGAGCTTCCACTTCATCAGAGACGATCACGAAGACCCCAGAAAGAATGCCGCACTTCATCGCAAACTGTTACAGTAG
- the gdf9 gene encoding growth/differentiation factor 9: protein MAMPVFKFGARCSLLTSFMVLALICLSFTSHYSFENESVEPDVSVHHGNILSPLLKALSEQNPWGDFTPRAKPDSRYVRYMKRLYKLSSKPDRSPEASHLYNTARLITPREECLEQNREFFMQDISYSLTRVRSQEQLLKSVLLYSFDHNHIASFTSLCYLDVKEQKPSKDQMCSPHFGTQQSVPLLSFRVHTDRRVRRRWVELDVTSFLHPLIQAHKKDIHLLINLTCVEDMIPRPGGQVHKSPVELTHRSPSLLLYLNDTSEVAYQRRASGGRMVDLTSNQWDGKSTWWDSVSRKKRGTLKTTDSPETSMPKLVPMYDFPTDDCDLHDFKVSFNQLKLDHWIIAPHKYNPRYCKGSCPRAVGYIYGSPVHTMVQNLIYEKLDSSVPRPSCVPSEYNPLSVLTIENDGSIAYKEYEEMIATKCTCR from the exons ATGGCGATGCCTGTTTTTAAATTTGGCGCGCGCTGCTCCCTGCTCACATCCTTCATGGTGCTCGCGCTTATCTGCCTGTCGTTTACATCACACTACAGCTTTGAAAACGAGTCTGTCGAGCCCGACGTCTCCGTGCACCATGGGAATATCCTGAGCCCTTTGCTGAAGGCTCTATCAGAACAGAACCCATGGGGAGACTTCACACCACGAGCCAAACCGGACTCCAGATATGTGCGCTACATGAAGAGACTGTATAAACTATCATCCAAACCGGACAGGAGTCCCGAGGCGTCTCACCTGTACAACACTGCCCGCCTGATCACGCCTCGAGAGGAGTGTCTCGAGCAGAACCGAG AGTTCTTCATGCAGGACATCTCCTACAGTCTGACTCGAGTGAGGTCTCAGGAGCAGCTGCTGAAGTCGGTCCTGCTTTACTCTTTCGACCACAACCACATCGCCTCCTTCACATCGCTCTGCTATCTCGACGTGAAAGAGCAGAAGCCCTCGAAGGATCAGATGTGTTCTCCTCACTTCGGCACGCAGCAGTCGGTCCCTCTTCTCAGCTTCCGCGTCCACACTGACAGAAGAGTCCGCCGCCGCTGGGTGGAGCTCGACGTGACCTCCTTCCTCCATCCTCTCATCCAAGCCCATAAGAAAGACATCCATCTGCTCATAAACCTGACATGTGTTGAAGATATGATCCCTAGACCCGGAGGCCAGGTTCATAAGAGCCCGGTGGAGTTAACTCACAGATCTCCGTCTCTTCTTCTGTACCTCAATGACACCAGCGAGGTTGCGTACCAGAGAAGAGCTTCAGGAGGCCGGATGGTAGACCTGACGTCGAACCAATGGGATGGAAAGTCTACATGGTGGGATTCAGTTTCACGAAAGAAACGAGGCACGTTAAAAACCACCGACTCGCCGGAAACCAGCATGCCTAAACTAGTCCCAATGTACGACTTCCCCACGGATGACTGTGACTTGCACGATTTCAAAGTGAGCTTCAATCAGCTCAAACTTGATCACTGGATCATAGCGCCTCACAAATACAACCCGAGGTACTGTAAGGGGTCTTGTCCGAGGGCTGTGGGATATATTTACGGGTCTCCAGTGCACACGATGGTTCAGAATCTAATTTACGAGAAGCTGGACTCCTCTGTGCCTAGACCTTCATGTGTGCCTTCAGAATATAATCCGTTAAGTGTTTTGACCATTGAGAACGACGGCTCCATCGCTTACAAGGAGTACGAGGAAATGATTGCTACCAAATGCACCTGTCGATAA
- the LOC132114180 gene encoding histone-lysine N-trimethyltransferase SMYD5: MAAPVDDRFSRCVDPAKASNSVEARFIDKVKGKGLFAKRPFKKGDTIFIEQPLVSSQFLWNALYKYRACEHCLRALETAEENARRLSGLPALSLPHPELCKVHPDRHQACPHCQVVYCSVECRQAAWEQYHRLLCLGSSHQDPDHPLNKLQDAWRSMHYPPETSSIMIMAKMVASIKQAQDKERWQRLFSHFCSRSANEEEEIVHKLLGEKFQGQLSLLRNLFSTALYEDRLSQWFTPEGFRSLFALVGTNGQGIGTSSLSQWVHACDALELPGQQREQLDAFIDQLYKDIDKETGDFLNCEGSGLFLLQSSCNHSCVPNAEASFPDNNFLLHLNALSDIGPGEEICISYLDVCQRDRSRHSRHKILRENYLFICSCQKCMSQVQEADMTSEEEEEEEEEEGEAEGDDMEDEMTDV; the protein is encoded by the exons ATGGCGGCGCCCGTGGATGACAGGTTTTCTCGCTGCGTGGATCCTGCCAAAGCCAGTAATAGCGTGGAGGCTCGATTTATCGATAAAGTCAAG GGCAAAGGATTATTCGCCAAAAGACCTTTCAAGAAGGGTGACACTATTTTTATCGAGCAGCCTCTGGTCTCATCTCAGTTCTTGTGGAATGCTTTGTACAAATACAGAG CGTGTGAGCACTGTCTGCGTGCTCTGGAGACGGCGGAGGAGAACGCCAGACGCTTGAGCGGTCTTCCGGCTCTCAGTCTGCCTCATCCGGAGCTGTGTAAAGTGCATCCGGATCGACACCAGGCCTGTCCTCACTGTCAG GTGGTGTACTGTAGTGTTGAGTGCCGACAGGCTGCATGGGAGCAGTATCACCGGCTCCTGTGTCTCGGCTCGTCACATCAGGATCCTGATCATCCGCTCAACAAACTGCAGGACGCCTGGCG GAGCATGCACTACCCTCCGGAAACATCTAGTATCATGATAATGGCAAAGATGGTGGCCAGCATCAAGCag gctcAAGATAAGGAGCGCTGGCAGAGGTTGTTCTCTCATTTCTGCAGTCGCTCCGCAAACGAAGAGGAGGAAATAGTTCATAAATTGTTAGGAGAGAAGTTTCAG gGACAGCTGTCTTTGCTGCGAAATCTGTTCTCCACCGCGCTGTACGAGGATCGACTCAGTCAG TGGTTCACTCCTGAAGGGTTTCGCTCTCTGTTTGCCCTCGTCGGGACCAACGGTCAGGGTATTGGCACCAG TTCTCTGAGTCAGTGGGTTCATGCGTGTGATGCGCTGGAGCTTCCCGGCCAGCAGAGGGAGCAACTGGACGCTTTCATCGACCAGCTGTACAAGGACATCGACAAAG AAACCGGCGATTTCCTCAACTGCGAGGGCTCTGGTCTTTTCCTGCTGCAGAGCTCTT GTAACCACAGCTGCGTTCCCAACGCCGAGGCGTCTTTTCCTGACAATAACTTCCTCCTCCACCTCAACGCTCTCAGTGACATCGGCCCTGGAGAG GAGATCTGTATCAGCTACCTGGACGTCTGCCAGAGAGACCGCAGTCGTCACAGCCGGCACAAGATCTTGAG GGAGAATTACTTATTCATCTGTTCCTGTCAGAAGTGCATGTCCCAGGTGCAGGAAGCGGATATGACatcagaggaggaggaagaggaggaggaggaggaaggtgAAGCGGAGGGAGACGACATGGAGGATGAAATGACAGATGTGTAA